A stretch of Lysobacter sp. K5869 DNA encodes these proteins:
- a CDS encoding efflux transporter outer membrane subunit → MNSPRTLARIALLGAATALLGACVTVAPPPSMDAPPAAWRDAPGAGIAVQRDWWRGYNDPALSQLVDTALEHNTDLRLAAARVAEARALLDAQGAQQWPTLDLAGSATRARSVGAATGRPNLSTVSQPQFQAAYEVDLWGRLSSLTDAARANLLASQTGADSVRLSVAATVASGYLGLRASDARLDVARRTLASRENALKLAQRRYDTGYTSRLELAQAQAEYRATAQVVPQLELAIRRQEDALSVLLGRAPQPIERGKPLAEIAAPALPAAGVPSQLLRRRPDIAQGEAQIAASDANLAAARAQLLPTLRLTGSLGSLESSLLHGDPIRVWSVGGSVLAPLFNAGRLRAGVHASAARRDQAVLGYQKTVLTAFAEVEDAMAAIAYLREQREQALQQQQALAEALRIAHNRYNEGYASYLEELDAQRNLFNAELTALQLQGDALTAEVNLYKALGGGWEAASR, encoded by the coding sequence ATGAATTCGCCGCGCACCCTCGCCCGCATCGCCCTGCTCGGCGCGGCGACCGCGCTGCTCGGCGCCTGCGTCACCGTCGCCCCGCCGCCGTCGATGGACGCGCCGCCCGCGGCGTGGCGCGACGCGCCCGGCGCCGGCATCGCCGTGCAGCGCGACTGGTGGCGCGGCTACAACGACCCGGCGCTGTCGCAGTTGGTCGACACCGCGCTCGAACACAACACCGACCTGCGTCTGGCCGCGGCGCGCGTCGCCGAAGCGCGCGCGCTGCTCGACGCGCAGGGCGCGCAGCAGTGGCCGACGCTGGATCTGGCCGGCAGCGCCACGCGCGCGCGCAGCGTCGGCGCGGCGACCGGGCGGCCGAATCTGTCGACGGTCAGCCAGCCGCAGTTCCAGGCCGCGTACGAAGTCGATCTGTGGGGCCGCCTGAGCTCGCTCACCGACGCGGCCCGCGCCAACCTGCTCGCCAGCCAGACCGGCGCCGACAGCGTGCGTTTGAGCGTCGCCGCGACGGTGGCCTCGGGGTATCTCGGCCTGCGCGCCAGCGACGCGCGCCTGGACGTGGCGCGGCGCACCCTGGCCTCGCGCGAGAACGCGCTCAAGCTCGCCCAGCGCCGCTACGACACCGGCTACACCTCGCGCCTGGAACTGGCGCAGGCGCAGGCCGAATACCGCGCCACGGCGCAGGTCGTGCCGCAGTTGGAATTAGCGATCCGGCGCCAGGAAGACGCGCTGTCGGTCTTGCTCGGCCGCGCGCCGCAGCCGATCGAGCGCGGCAAGCCGTTGGCCGAGATCGCCGCGCCCGCGCTGCCGGCCGCCGGCGTGCCTTCGCAGTTGCTGCGGCGCCGGCCCGACATCGCCCAAGGCGAAGCGCAGATCGCCGCCAGCGACGCCAACCTCGCCGCGGCGCGCGCGCAGTTGTTGCCGACGCTGCGTCTGACCGGTTCGCTCGGCAGCCTCGAATCGAGCCTGCTGCACGGCGACCCGATCCGGGTGTGGAGCGTCGGCGGCAGCGTGCTGGCGCCGCTGTTCAACGCCGGCCGCCTGCGCGCGGGCGTGCACGCGAGCGCGGCGCGGCGCGATCAGGCGGTGCTGGGCTATCAGAAGACCGTGCTGACCGCGTTCGCCGAAGTCGAGGACGCGATGGCGGCGATCGCCTACCTGCGCGAACAGCGCGAACAAGCGCTGCAACAGCAGCAGGCCTTGGCCGAAGCGCTGCGGATCGCGCACAACCGCTACAACGAAGGCTATGCCTCGTATCTGGAAGAACTCGACGCGCAGCGCAATCTGTTCAATGCCGAACTGACCGCGCTGCAGTTGCAGGGCGATGCGCTGACGGCGGAGGTGAATCTCTACAAAGCGCTGGGCGGCGGCTGGGAGGCCGCGTCGCGGTAA
- a CDS encoding HlyD family secretion protein produces MPLKTPFKSKATVPALLIMLLAVLVILYAWRLWPFSSARQTTENAYVRGSVTVIAPKVDGYVAQVRVQDYMLVKAGQVLVELDARNYRQRVDQARANLAAQDANLANSTQAQRVREAAVANVEAQLKAAQANLARAQADMRRAEALVGDGSLSKRERDQTLAALRQAEASMGQAQAARRSADEDVRSVIVNRDALSAAVANARAALRLAEIDLANTRIQAPQNGRLGEIGVRLGQYVTPGTQLMQLVPHRVWVVANFKESQTARIKPGQAAWFRVDALDGKTLRGRVERISPATGSEFSVIKTDNATGNFTKVAQRLPVRIALEPGQDEAERELAARLRPGMSVEATVDTASAVDEAAVHRAEQAAAADAARDASVPALQADDAAARPGAKDSSQNPVPPGDASPNGAPPGSALPKDAPSNSASPAR; encoded by the coding sequence ATGCCGCTGAAGACGCCCTTCAAATCCAAAGCCACCGTGCCGGCGCTGCTGATCATGCTGCTGGCGGTGCTGGTGATCCTCTACGCGTGGCGGCTGTGGCCGTTCTCCAGCGCGCGCCAGACCACCGAGAACGCCTACGTGCGCGGCAGCGTCACCGTGATCGCGCCCAAGGTCGACGGTTACGTCGCCCAGGTGCGGGTGCAGGACTACATGCTGGTCAAGGCCGGGCAGGTGCTGGTCGAACTGGACGCGCGCAACTACCGCCAGCGCGTCGATCAGGCCCGCGCCAATCTGGCCGCGCAGGACGCCAACCTCGCCAACTCGACCCAGGCCCAGCGCGTGCGCGAGGCCGCGGTGGCGAACGTCGAGGCCCAGCTCAAGGCCGCGCAGGCCAACCTCGCCCGCGCCCAGGCCGATATGCGCCGCGCCGAAGCCTTGGTCGGCGACGGCTCGCTGTCCAAGCGCGAACGCGACCAAACCCTGGCCGCGCTGCGTCAGGCCGAGGCCTCGATGGGCCAAGCCCAGGCCGCGCGCCGCTCGGCCGACGAGGACGTGCGTTCGGTGATCGTCAACCGCGACGCGCTGAGCGCGGCCGTGGCCAACGCGCGCGCCGCGCTGCGGCTGGCCGAGATCGATCTGGCCAACACCCGCATCCAGGCGCCGCAGAACGGCCGCCTGGGCGAGATCGGCGTGCGCCTGGGCCAGTACGTCACCCCCGGCACCCAGCTCATGCAGCTGGTGCCGCACCGGGTGTGGGTGGTGGCGAACTTCAAGGAGTCGCAGACCGCGCGCATTAAGCCCGGGCAGGCGGCGTGGTTCCGCGTCGACGCGCTCGACGGCAAGACCTTGCGCGGGCGGGTCGAGCGGATCTCGCCGGCGACCGGTTCGGAATTCAGCGTGATCAAGACCGACAACGCCACCGGCAACTTCACCAAGGTCGCGCAGCGCCTGCCGGTGCGGATCGCGTTGGAGCCCGGGCAGGACGAGGCCGAACGCGAACTCGCCGCGCGCCTGCGCCCGGGCATGTCGGTGGAAGCCACCGTCGACACCGCCAGCGCCGTGGACGAAGCCGCCGTGCATCGCGCCGAACAGGCCGCGGCGGCGGATGCGGCGCGCGACGCGTCGGTGCCGGCGTTGCAGGCGGACGATGCGGCGGCGCGGCCGGGTGCGAAAGACTCGTCGCAGAATCCGGTTCCGCCGGGCGATGCGTCGCCGAACGGCGCGCCGCCGGGCAGCGCGCTGCCGAAGGACGCGCCGTCCAATAGTGCGAGCCCGGCCCGATGA
- a CDS encoding aminoglycoside phosphotransferase family protein, which translates to MSTPFAHHLTLWTLTPDGPPIHTHSSDVLPVRHQGRPAMLKIAHEAEEKRGGLLMNWWNGDGAARVYADDGEGALLLERACGPRSLAQMARNGHDEEATRILCEAVARLHAPRPQPPPDGLATLREWFADLPVYAASHGGVLRRCWEVAQELLDDPREEVPLHGDIHHENVLDAGPDRGWIAIDPKRVAGERGFDYANLFTDPDGETALAPGHFERRLSIVTELARIERRRMLQWIVAFQGLSAAWFLSDQEQPDKEFAIIGKALNELDRA; encoded by the coding sequence ATGTCGACGCCTTTCGCCCACCACCTGACCCTCTGGACCCTCACCCCAGACGGCCCCCCCATCCACACCCACAGCAGCGACGTCCTCCCCGTCCGCCACCAAGGCCGCCCGGCGATGCTCAAAATCGCCCACGAAGCCGAGGAAAAGCGCGGCGGCCTGTTGATGAACTGGTGGAACGGCGACGGCGCCGCGCGCGTCTACGCCGACGACGGCGAGGGCGCGCTGTTGCTCGAACGCGCCTGCGGCCCGCGCTCGCTGGCGCAGATGGCGCGCAACGGCCACGACGAGGAGGCGACGCGGATCCTGTGCGAAGCGGTCGCGCGCCTGCACGCGCCGCGCCCGCAGCCGCCGCCGGACGGATTGGCGACGCTGCGCGAATGGTTCGCCGATCTGCCGGTGTACGCGGCCAGCCACGGCGGCGTGCTGCGCCGCTGTTGGGAGGTCGCGCAGGAACTGCTCGACGACCCGCGCGAGGAAGTGCCGCTGCACGGCGACATCCACCACGAGAACGTGCTCGACGCCGGCCCGGACCGCGGCTGGATCGCGATCGATCCCAAGCGCGTGGCCGGCGAACGCGGCTTCGACTACGCCAACCTGTTCACCGATCCCGACGGCGAAACCGCGCTGGCGCCGGGGCATTTCGAGCGCCGGCTGAGCATCGTGACCGAGCTGGCGCGGATCGAACGGCGGCGCATGCTGCAGTGGATCGTCGCGTTCCAGGGTTTGTCGGCGGCGTGGTTCCTCAGCGATCAGGAGCAGCCGGACAAGGAATTCGCGATCATCGGCAAGGCGCTGAACGAGTTGGATCGCGCCTGA
- a CDS encoding alpha/beta fold hydrolase, producing MSTPAFPSDASATLTLAGPAGAIEAIVEAPEAPARPIVAIVCHPLPTEGGTMHNKVVTMAARSLRECGAATVRFNFRGVGHSEGEFDQGEGECDDLRAVAAWVRAQRPDAQLWLAGFSFGAYVSLRMADELRPRLLISIAPPAGRWDFDRIAPPAGYPWIVIQGEADEIVDPEAVYAWIAGLRQPPELVRMPDTSHFFHRRLIDLRGAIKNSVRPHLPPEIDAGAAPPA from the coding sequence ATGAGCACCCCCGCCTTTCCCAGCGATGCGAGCGCCACGCTGACCCTGGCCGGCCCGGCCGGGGCGATCGAGGCGATCGTGGAAGCGCCCGAAGCGCCGGCGCGTCCGATCGTCGCCATCGTCTGCCACCCGCTGCCGACCGAGGGCGGGACCATGCACAACAAGGTCGTGACCATGGCCGCGCGGTCGCTGCGCGAATGCGGCGCGGCCACGGTGCGCTTCAACTTCCGCGGCGTCGGCCACTCCGAAGGCGAGTTCGATCAGGGCGAGGGCGAATGCGACGACCTGCGCGCGGTCGCCGCCTGGGTGCGCGCGCAGCGTCCCGACGCGCAGCTGTGGCTGGCCGGTTTCAGCTTCGGCGCCTACGTCTCGCTGCGCATGGCCGACGAACTGCGGCCGCGGCTGCTGATCTCGATCGCGCCGCCGGCCGGACGCTGGGACTTCGACCGCATCGCCCCGCCCGCCGGCTATCCGTGGATCGTGATCCAGGGCGAAGCCGACGAGATCGTCGATCCCGAAGCGGTGTATGCGTGGATCGCCGGCCTGCGCCAGCCGCCGGAACTGGTGCGCATGCCCGACACCTCGCATTTCTTCCATCGCCGCCTGATCGATCTGCGCGGCGCGATCAAGAACTCGGTGCGCCCGCACCTGCCGCCGGAGATCGACGCCGGCGCGGCGCCGCCCGCCTGA
- a CDS encoding DUF2569 family protein, which translates to MQEDDPYRREPNAARTDLSTSGERERKPAGLGGWLIVLGFLMVWSLIAGAWLAVTSFGLLDAAGLSPAKHTALMFHTAANSVLSAFNLAALALFFLKSQMFVRALIAWLVVDAIATFVALWLSVRADPSGEGVPVAMSLVRVAVWNGGWAAYALLSKRVKNTFVQPRP; encoded by the coding sequence ATGCAAGAGGACGATCCGTACCGACGCGAACCTAACGCGGCTCGAACCGATCTCTCGACGAGCGGCGAGCGCGAACGCAAGCCCGCAGGCCTGGGCGGCTGGCTGATCGTGCTGGGCTTTCTGATGGTGTGGTCCCTGATCGCCGGAGCCTGGCTTGCGGTCACCAGCTTCGGTTTGCTCGACGCTGCCGGCCTGTCGCCGGCCAAGCACACCGCCCTGATGTTCCATACGGCGGCCAACAGCGTCTTGAGCGCGTTCAACCTCGCGGCGTTGGCGTTGTTCTTCTTGAAATCCCAGATGTTCGTGCGCGCGCTCATCGCCTGGCTCGTCGTGGACGCGATCGCCACCTTCGTCGCCTTGTGGCTGAGCGTGCGCGCCGACCCCAGCGGCGAAGGCGTGCCGGTAGCGATGTCGCTCGTGCGCGTGGCGGTGTGGAACGGCGGGTGGGCGGCTTATGCGTTGCTGTCCAAGCGGGTGAAAAACACCTTCGTGCAACCGCGTCCCTGA
- a CDS encoding HU family DNA-binding protein: protein MATKKTAAKKKAAPKAAAKTAAPKPIKEVLSKSGLVAHLAETTGVVAKDVRSILGALEGAVHASINKKGAGAFTLPGILKITAVSVPAKPKRKGINPFTKEEQWFAAKPATVKVKVRPLKKLKDAAL, encoded by the coding sequence ATGGCTACGAAAAAGACCGCTGCAAAGAAGAAGGCCGCGCCGAAGGCCGCCGCCAAGACCGCCGCTCCGAAGCCGATCAAGGAAGTGCTGAGCAAGTCCGGTCTGGTCGCTCACCTCGCCGAAACCACCGGCGTCGTCGCCAAGGACGTGCGTTCGATCCTCGGCGCGCTGGAAGGCGCCGTGCACGCCTCGATCAACAAGAAGGGCGCCGGCGCGTTCACCCTGCCGGGCATCCTGAAGATCACCGCCGTCAGCGTCCCGGCCAAGCCGAAGCGCAAGGGCATCAACCCGTTCACCAAGGAAGAGCAGTGGTTCGCCGCCAAGCCGGCCACCGTCAAGGTGAAGGTGCGCCCGCTCAAGAAGCTCAAGGACGCCGCGCTCTGA
- a CDS encoding serine hydrolase domain-containing protein, translating to MHALRPLAAALALAAASFAAVAATPAELEAGTDRVFAQWNHPDTPGCGVAVYRDGAVAFRKGYGQANLELGVPIGADTVFDIGSTSKQFTAAALVLLERDGKLSLDDDVRKYVPELPDYGPTVTLSHLLHHTSGLRDYIDVQLLAGIAFDDYSSDRQTLDLLSKQKALNFAPGSEYVYSNTGYFLAAEVVKRVSGKPLAQFARERIFEPLGMRDTRFRDDHTLPVRGRASAYGRAEVPAGQTPPTGIERYRIDLPNWDQVGDGSVLTTVGDLQRWDENFYRPVVGDAAFLARLQQPGRLANGESIEYALGLMIGEHRGLKTVSHGGAWGGYRAQLLRYPERHLSVATLCNVAAADTETLAQRTAEVWLGLPPEPGAASGARPTAAVPAAAMQRWAGVYRNPNTGSLRRVEWSDGALELHAFGDSFPLRPVGRDEYEVDGGPIAGLSFRDPGRGRPRVATQLAGGERTDFEQIATARPDAAALAAYAGDYRCEELDRDYRLSVIDGALHQADPRLAPVRLDPLERDSFTQGGVTLRFLRDAAGAIEAVSLDAGRARDLRCKRR from the coding sequence ATGCACGCTTTGCGCCCCCTGGCCGCCGCGCTCGCGCTCGCCGCCGCGAGTTTCGCCGCCGTCGCCGCCACGCCCGCCGAACTGGAAGCCGGCACCGACCGCGTCTTCGCCCAATGGAACCACCCCGACACGCCCGGCTGCGGCGTGGCGGTGTACCGCGACGGCGCGGTCGCGTTCCGCAAAGGCTACGGGCAGGCCAATCTGGAACTCGGCGTGCCGATCGGCGCCGACACCGTGTTCGACATCGGCTCGACCTCCAAGCAGTTCACCGCCGCCGCGCTGGTGCTGCTGGAACGCGACGGCAAGCTGTCGCTCGACGACGACGTGCGCAAGTACGTGCCCGAGCTGCCCGACTACGGCCCCACCGTCACCCTGAGCCACCTGCTGCACCACACCAGCGGCCTGCGCGACTACATCGACGTGCAACTGCTCGCCGGCATCGCCTTCGACGACTACAGCAGCGACCGCCAGACTTTGGACCTGCTGTCGAAGCAGAAGGCGCTGAACTTCGCCCCGGGCAGCGAGTACGTCTACAGCAACACCGGCTATTTCCTCGCCGCCGAAGTGGTCAAGCGCGTGTCCGGCAAACCGCTGGCGCAGTTCGCGCGCGAACGCATCTTCGAGCCGCTGGGCATGCGCGACACCCGCTTCCGCGACGACCACACCTTGCCGGTGCGCGGCCGCGCCAGCGCTTACGGCCGCGCCGAAGTGCCGGCCGGGCAGACGCCGCCGACCGGCATCGAGCGCTACCGCATCGACCTGCCGAACTGGGATCAGGTCGGCGACGGTTCGGTGCTGACCACGGTCGGCGACCTGCAGCGCTGGGACGAGAACTTCTATCGCCCGGTCGTCGGCGACGCCGCTTTTCTCGCCCGCCTGCAACAGCCCGGCCGGCTCGCCAACGGCGAATCCATCGAGTACGCGCTGGGGCTGATGATCGGCGAACACCGCGGGCTCAAGACGGTCTCGCACGGCGGCGCCTGGGGCGGCTATCGCGCGCAGCTGCTGCGTTATCCCGAGCGGCATCTGTCGGTGGCGACACTGTGCAACGTGGCCGCGGCCGACACCGAAACCCTGGCCCAGCGCACCGCCGAAGTGTGGCTGGGCCTGCCGCCGGAGCCCGGCGCGGCGAGCGGCGCGCGCCCCACCGCGGCGGTGCCGGCGGCGGCGATGCAGCGTTGGGCCGGCGTCTACCGCAACCCCAACACCGGCAGCCTGCGCCGGGTCGAATGGAGCGACGGCGCGCTGGAACTGCACGCCTTCGGCGACAGCTTCCCGCTGCGCCCGGTCGGCCGCGACGAATACGAAGTCGACGGCGGGCCGATCGCGGGCCTGTCGTTCCGCGACCCCGGCCGCGGCCGCCCGCGCGTGGCGACCCAGCTCGCCGGCGGCGAACGCACCGACTTCGAGCAAATCGCCACCGCCCGCCCCGACGCCGCCGCGCTCGCCGCCTACGCCGGCGACTACCGCTGCGAAGAGCTCGACCGCGACTACCGCTTGAGCGTGATCGACGGCGCCCTGCATCAAGCCGACCCGCGCTTGGCGCCGGTGCGGCTGGATCCGCTGGAACGCGACAGCTTCACCCAGGGCGGAGTGACGCTGCGGTTCCTGCGCGACGCCGCCGGCGCCATCGAGGCCGTTTCGCTCGACGCCGGCCGCGCGCGCGATCTGCGCTGCAAGCGCCGCTGA
- the zapE gene encoding cell division protein ZapE — protein MSANLRTDAAVTPSQAYAAGVARGDWGDDPAQHPALRELDRIQAQIVSAPEPGLFDRLRGKPRDGVRGLYLWGGVGRGKTFLIDLFYEQLPIREKRRTHFHRFMREVHAQLRVHAGQSDPLAKIAREWRDSLRVLVLDEFFVIDIGDAMLLGRLLERLFAEGVTLVTTSNIDPPNLYADGLQRDRFKPAIAQIQTHCQVLLLDSQQDYRLRALTRTPVYRAPLDAESEAWLAGRWKELSAGCAPETGPLRIDDRDIPVRARADGHAWFDFAALCEGPRAASDYIEIATEYHTVLLGGIPLFDGRNDDPARRFVNLIDEFYDRHVNLVCTAADAPTALYRGERLGGAFERTASRLIEMQSAEYLAREHRG, from the coding sequence GTGAGCGCGAACCTGCGTACCGACGCGGCGGTCACGCCGTCGCAGGCCTACGCCGCCGGCGTCGCCCGCGGCGATTGGGGCGACGACCCGGCCCAGCATCCGGCGCTGCGCGAGCTCGACCGGATCCAGGCGCAGATCGTGAGCGCGCCCGAACCCGGCCTGTTCGACCGCCTGCGCGGCAAGCCGCGCGACGGCGTGCGCGGGCTGTACCTGTGGGGCGGGGTCGGCCGCGGCAAGACCTTTCTGATCGACCTGTTCTACGAGCAGTTGCCGATCCGCGAGAAACGCCGCACCCACTTCCACCGCTTCATGCGCGAAGTCCACGCCCAGCTGCGTGTCCACGCCGGGCAGAGCGACCCCTTGGCCAAGATCGCGCGCGAATGGCGCGACAGCCTGCGGGTGCTGGTGCTGGACGAGTTCTTCGTCATCGACATCGGCGACGCGATGCTGCTGGGACGCTTGCTCGAGCGCCTGTTCGCCGAGGGCGTGACCCTGGTCACCACCTCCAACATCGATCCGCCCAATCTCTACGCCGACGGTCTGCAGCGCGACCGCTTCAAGCCGGCGATCGCGCAGATCCAGACCCATTGCCAGGTGCTGCTGCTCGACAGCCAGCAGGACTACCGCCTGCGCGCGCTGACCCGCACGCCGGTCTACCGCGCGCCGCTGGACGCCGAATCCGAGGCCTGGCTGGCCGGCCGCTGGAAGGAACTGTCCGCCGGCTGCGCGCCGGAAACCGGCCCCTTACGCATCGACGACCGCGACATCCCGGTGCGCGCGCGCGCCGACGGCCACGCCTGGTTCGACTTCGCCGCGCTGTGCGAAGGCCCGCGCGCGGCCAGCGATTACATCGAGATCGCGACCGAGTACCACACCGTGCTGCTCGGCGGCATTCCGCTGTTCGACGGCCGCAACGACGACCCAGCACGGCGCTTCGTCAATCTGATCGACGAGTTCTACGACCGCCACGTCAATCTGGTGTGCACCGCCGCCGACGCGCCGACCGCGCTGTACCGCGGCGAGCGCCTGGGCGGCGCGTTCGAGCGCACCGCCTCGCGCCTGATCGAGATGCAGTCGGCCGAATATCTGGCGCGCGAGCACCGCGGCTGA
- a CDS encoding lysozyme inhibitor LprI family protein: protein MRLSPRLALPLAAAALAAAALPAAAAGIDCAKAANRNEQAICTDPVLRARDGELAAAYAAALKASDYRGELKQDQQAWLRERDRCDGKVRCLRMAYVGRLTELKPAAVSGKFDWAGEWTRSDGTATLSLKPLDGDRYELELQSNAGANTGLLTGRARKAGASELSFKGQGDNAACALTFHRFHRQIQIEQQHTGSDCGAGMGVYFSGRYLPGLPAAVATTHWTLLDLGVVLKPEDDARLRKLLGDDYDALVERMDVTDTRSDDELKAEVTNGYVRGLAVAMRALLIQAGDGRQWAAVRGEDKQGHAELRYYSSDPAWTGKLPAAFDAWSDGYQEQVPVRLMSAGGRVLGRP from the coding sequence ATGCGCCTTTCCCCCCGCCTGGCGCTGCCGCTGGCCGCCGCCGCGCTCGCCGCGGCCGCCTTGCCGGCCGCCGCCGCCGGCATCGATTGCGCCAAGGCCGCCAACCGCAACGAACAAGCCATCTGCACCGACCCGGTGCTGCGCGCGCGCGACGGCGAACTCGCCGCCGCCTACGCCGCCGCGCTCAAGGCCAGCGACTACCGCGGCGAACTCAAGCAAGACCAGCAAGCCTGGCTGCGCGAGCGCGACCGCTGCGACGGCAAGGTGCGCTGCCTGCGCATGGCCTATGTCGGCCGCCTCACCGAACTCAAGCCGGCCGCGGTGTCGGGCAAGTTCGACTGGGCCGGCGAATGGACCCGCAGCGACGGCACCGCCACGCTCTCGCTCAAGCCGCTGGACGGCGACCGCTACGAGTTGGAGCTGCAGTCCAACGCCGGCGCCAACACCGGCCTGCTCACCGGCCGCGCGCGCAAGGCCGGCGCCAGCGAGCTCAGCTTCAAGGGCCAGGGCGACAACGCCGCCTGCGCGCTGACCTTCCACCGCTTCCACCGCCAGATCCAGATCGAGCAGCAGCACACCGGCAGCGACTGCGGCGCCGGCATGGGCGTGTACTTCAGCGGCCGCTACCTGCCCGGCTTGCCGGCGGCGGTGGCGACCACGCACTGGACCCTGCTCGACCTGGGCGTGGTGCTCAAGCCCGAGGACGACGCGCGCCTGCGCAAGCTGCTCGGCGACGATTACGACGCGCTGGTCGAACGCATGGACGTTACCGACACGCGCAGCGACGACGAGTTGAAGGCCGAAGTCACCAACGGCTACGTGCGCGGTCTGGCGGTCGCCATGCGCGCGCTGCTGATCCAGGCCGGCGACGGCCGCCAATGGGCGGCGGTCCGCGGCGAGGACAAGCAAGGCCACGCCGAACTGCGCTACTACAGCTCCGATCCGGCCTGGACCGGCAAGCTGCCGGCGGCGTTCGACGCGTGGTCGGACGGCTATCAGGAACAAGTGCCGGTGCGGCTGATGTCGGCCGGCGGCCGCGTGTTGGGCCGGCCGTGA
- a CDS encoding MFS transporter: MPPWRMAAFVAISLLLGLTQSLGMNLVASNLPQVQGALGATTAEGAWLLTAYFATNIPASLLLTKFRLHYGLRLFADLAIGLFVVAAVVHLVANDLSSAIAARAALGIAAAPLSSLTVLYMAEVFSGAKKVIGLMFGFAALQTGAPVSRIIAEGLFLNGQWHGVVMFELGLALACFAAINLLRVTPVPRQPMFDGLDIVSFPLYAAAIALVTVALTQGRLRWWLDTPWLGQCLAVAAVCAGVFVVVEMNRSKPMVNLRWLLHGGYMVRLGLAITLSRMVLSEQSVGAVGLLNVLGLLNEQMHTLFWLVLLGTIAGFVVTLPFLPKQRFDWLGLIAVAIVGVCAYVDSHATNLTRPENFYLTQFLIAMAASMFLASSILLALVRVVADGLRNLVTFIVLFSTTNALGGLLGSAVLGTYLAQRQTAHYQHLMQQATLGDPQVALRTQQLGGAVARVLGDGGARANQGLVSFNQQVTREAWVLAYNDVFLAVAWLAAAVLIWVLLLKWHLWRRGHTVISFASQVPGPFGPPAAAAPLFQDSRDAAPTPPALQSPPPAPVPTRA; this comes from the coding sequence ATGCCGCCCTGGCGCATGGCCGCGTTCGTGGCGATCTCGCTGCTGCTCGGCCTGACCCAAAGCCTGGGCATGAACCTGGTCGCCTCCAACCTGCCGCAGGTGCAGGGCGCGCTCGGCGCGACCACGGCCGAGGGCGCGTGGCTGCTGACCGCCTACTTCGCCACCAACATCCCCGCCAGCCTGCTGCTGACCAAGTTCCGCCTGCACTACGGCCTGCGCCTGTTCGCCGATCTGGCGATCGGCTTGTTCGTGGTCGCCGCGGTGGTGCATCTGGTCGCCAACGACCTCAGCTCGGCCATCGCCGCGCGCGCCGCGCTCGGCATCGCCGCCGCGCCGCTGAGCTCGCTGACCGTGCTGTACATGGCCGAGGTCTTCAGCGGCGCGAAGAAAGTGATCGGCCTGATGTTCGGCTTCGCCGCGCTGCAGACCGGCGCGCCGGTGTCGCGGATCATCGCCGAAGGCCTGTTCCTCAACGGCCAGTGGCACGGCGTGGTGATGTTCGAGCTGGGGCTGGCGCTGGCCTGCTTCGCCGCGATCAACCTGCTGCGGGTCACGCCGGTGCCGCGCCAGCCGATGTTCGACGGCTTGGACATCGTCAGCTTCCCGCTCTACGCCGCCGCCATCGCGCTGGTCACCGTGGCGCTGACCCAGGGTCGCCTGCGCTGGTGGCTGGACACGCCGTGGCTCGGCCAGTGCCTGGCCGTCGCGGCGGTGTGCGCGGGTGTGTTCGTGGTGGTGGAGATGAACCGCTCCAAGCCCATGGTCAACCTGCGCTGGCTGCTGCACGGCGGCTACATGGTGCGGCTGGGGCTGGCGATCACGCTCTCGCGCATGGTGCTGTCGGAGCAATCGGTCGGCGCGGTCGGCCTGCTCAACGTGCTGGGCCTGCTCAATGAACAGATGCATACGCTGTTCTGGCTGGTGCTGCTGGGCACCATCGCCGGCTTCGTGGTGACCCTGCCGTTCCTGCCCAAGCAGCGCTTCGATTGGCTCGGCCTGATCGCGGTGGCGATCGTCGGCGTCTGCGCGTACGTGGACTCGCACGCGACCAACCTGACCCGGCCGGAAAATTTCTATCTCACCCAGTTCCTGATCGCGATGGCGGCCTCGATGTTCCTGGCCTCCTCGATCCTGCTGGCGCTGGTGCGCGTAGTCGCTGACGGGCTGCGCAATCTGGTCACCTTCATCGTTTTGTTCAGCACCACCAACGCGCTCGGCGGCCTGCTCGGCTCGGCGGTGCTCGGCACCTATCTGGCCCAGCGCCAGACCGCGCATTACCAACACCTGATGCAGCAGGCCACGCTCGGCGACCCGCAGGTGGCGCTGCGCACCCAGCAGCTCGGCGGCGCGGTCGCGCGCGTGCTCGGCGACGGCGGCGCGCGCGCCAACCAGGGGCTGGTCTCGTTCAATCAGCAAGTCACCCGCGAAGCCTGGGTGCTGGCCTACAACGACGTGTTCCTGGCGGTGGCGTGGCTGGCCGCGGCGGTGCTGATCTGGGTGCTGCTGCTGAAGTGGCATCTGTGGCGGCGCGGCCACACCGTGATCAGCTTCGCCTCGCAGGTGCCCGGCCCGTTCGGCCCGCCGGCCGCGGCGGCGCCGCTGTTCCAGGACAGCCGCGACGCCGCGCCCACGCCGCCTGCGCTGCAATCGCCGCCGCCGGCTCCCGTTCCCACCCGTGCCTGA